Proteins from one Leptospira bourretii genomic window:
- a CDS encoding L-threonylcarbamoyladenylate synthase, with product MKTLISSDVSLLANLIQEGKVVIFPTETVYGIGASTRSEEACLRVYEIKGRPRDNPLIAHFHSIEFIEEVCVLGELGRKLLEKFSPGPLTLILPKKDKSLFPKELDTLAVRIPKNPVIREWIRQTGGPVSAPSANLSGRPSLTKLTDVVRYFEGKVDGILIAEEPSFGIESTVVSLVGEHPTLLRPGSIESEELKTILPNLIIPSPFETSPVLSVSHVPLSPGTKYKHYAPSAQVVLASREEFIHSLEVGFDPKETAWIGFSFPEKIRKGNLFSKTNETVAKKREEHSEFDHFSLVSTNEEYASKLYAFFEACDLAKIQTIICEAPKLGRGWEGLRNRLEKASRRN from the coding sequence ATGAAGACCTTAATCTCTTCGGATGTAAGTTTGCTTGCGAACCTCATCCAAGAGGGTAAGGTTGTGATCTTTCCCACAGAAACGGTTTATGGGATTGGAGCCTCAACCCGAAGCGAAGAGGCTTGCCTTCGGGTTTACGAAATCAAAGGAAGGCCGAGAGACAATCCCCTGATTGCCCATTTTCATTCGATTGAATTCATTGAAGAGGTTTGTGTGTTAGGGGAACTCGGTCGAAAGTTATTAGAAAAATTTTCGCCAGGCCCTCTCACTCTCATCCTTCCCAAAAAAGATAAATCCCTATTTCCTAAGGAATTGGATACTCTTGCGGTGCGAATTCCAAAAAATCCAGTCATCCGGGAATGGATTCGGCAGACGGGTGGACCTGTTTCTGCTCCTTCCGCCAATTTATCTGGAAGGCCCTCTCTTACTAAACTAACAGATGTTGTGCGATACTTTGAGGGGAAAGTGGATGGAATCTTAATTGCGGAAGAACCTAGTTTCGGAATCGAATCCACTGTGGTGAGTTTAGTGGGAGAACATCCAACTCTTCTCCGACCTGGTTCCATTGAATCAGAAGAGTTAAAAACAATCCTTCCTAACCTGATCATTCCCAGTCCTTTTGAAACTTCGCCAGTCCTGTCTGTTTCCCATGTTCCGTTGAGTCCGGGAACCAAATACAAACACTATGCACCCTCAGCCCAAGTGGTCTTGGCTTCCAGAGAAGAATTTATCCATAGTTTAGAGGTTGGATTTGATCCCAAAGAGACGGCTTGGATTGGATTTTCTTTCCCAGAAAAAATCAGGAAAGGAAATCTCTTTTCCAAGACAAATGAAACTGTTGCCAAAAAAAGAGAAGAGCATTCGGAATTTGATCATTTCTCTCTTGTGTCGACAAACGAAGAGTATGCGTCAAAACTCTATGCTTTCTTTGAGGCCTGTGATCTTGCTAAAAT
- a CDS encoding glycosyl hydrolase family 18 protein produces MSEKENPSTPKRPLSNAAKYTLLFASWVFLSTISFYLGMNLIQNDGTALVLKDTAKAGNANPSVVEASTPSLGTPSEMETKENAENQTTTENPEESVELPGFVPDENVSFRSSAWSTDWTAMKKTVHLYNEIHPFIYTMKGGLSNNGELISSWSSSSRKERVQELRALNPKVKIIPTIFRWENPKEKIQENIGMGGRNDIRDHHIQVIVNEIMTYGYDGIDIDYEGMSCDKKEKFEEFFVLLAREVHKKGKLISVAVHPKTPAEKSKKKELQCRGLSKPIALDFRENWRGPTTHDYAFLAKHADRVKIMAYELHPRKYHNPGPGPQAPNVWLKDIITYAKKRVPTHKLYMAIPTYGYDWALNCKASAKAIYHSDAQRIKAGTHKNRQPTDINRILNEENKVASWRNLSKFSEIHKNRAYEDPSLWYTSGGCDRVAFYMNRRAFEEKMTLLRKYDLGGFSFWQLVTDNDPEINVYLSKLVQGQLPPVEKAKEEEEPKEEAVLPANESKETLKVSESKPKTKTKKF; encoded by the coding sequence ATGTCCGAAAAAGAAAACCCATCCACACCGAAACGTCCGCTGTCGAATGCAGCTAAATACACTCTCTTATTTGCCTCTTGGGTATTTCTTTCCACCATCTCCTTTTATTTAGGAATGAACTTAATCCAAAATGATGGAACGGCTCTTGTTTTAAAAGACACTGCAAAAGCCGGAAATGCAAATCCCAGTGTTGTGGAAGCATCGACTCCTTCTCTAGGAACTCCATCGGAGATGGAAACCAAGGAAAACGCTGAAAACCAAACAACTACGGAGAACCCAGAGGAATCTGTGGAACTTCCTGGTTTTGTTCCTGACGAAAATGTGAGTTTCCGTTCCTCTGCTTGGTCCACTGATTGGACTGCCATGAAGAAAACGGTTCACCTTTACAATGAAATCCATCCTTTTATTTATACCATGAAAGGTGGGCTCTCCAATAATGGGGAACTTATTTCTAGTTGGTCCAGTTCTTCCAGAAAAGAACGAGTACAGGAACTTCGTGCACTCAATCCGAAAGTAAAAATCATTCCGACTATCTTTCGTTGGGAAAATCCAAAAGAAAAAATCCAAGAAAACATTGGGATGGGGGGACGTAACGACATCCGCGACCACCACATCCAAGTCATCGTAAACGAAATTATGACCTATGGTTATGACGGGATTGATATCGATTACGAAGGGATGTCTTGCGATAAAAAAGAAAAGTTTGAAGAGTTCTTTGTTTTACTCGCTCGTGAAGTTCATAAAAAAGGAAAACTCATTTCGGTGGCAGTTCACCCAAAAACTCCCGCTGAAAAAAGTAAAAAGAAGGAACTCCAATGCCGTGGTCTATCGAAACCGATCGCACTAGACTTCCGTGAAAATTGGAGAGGGCCTACCACCCACGACTATGCCTTCCTTGCCAAACACGCAGACCGAGTGAAAATTATGGCTTACGAACTCCATCCAAGAAAGTACCATAACCCAGGGCCAGGCCCCCAAGCACCCAATGTTTGGCTAAAAGACATTATCACTTATGCGAAAAAAAGAGTGCCAACACATAAACTTTATATGGCAATCCCCACTTACGGATATGATTGGGCTTTGAATTGTAAGGCATCTGCCAAAGCCATCTATCATTCTGATGCCCAAAGGATCAAAGCAGGGACACATAAAAATCGCCAACCGACTGATATCAATCGAATCTTAAATGAAGAAAACAAAGTAGCAAGTTGGAGAAACTTATCTAAGTTTTCGGAAATTCATAAAAACCGTGCGTATGAAGATCCTTCTCTTTGGTATACGAGTGGTGGTTGTGACCGAGTTGCTTTTTATATGAACCGCCGGGCCTTTGAAGAAAAAATGACACTTCTAAGAAAATACGATTTAGGTGGATTTTCTTTTTGGCAACTCGTAACAGACAATGATCCAGAAATCAATGTGTATTTGAGTAAACTGGTCCAAGGCCAACTTCCTCCGGTAGAAAAAGCAAAAGAGGAAGAAGAACCTAAAGAAGAAGCGGTTCTCCCTGCCAATGAATCAAAAGAAACATTGAAAGTATCTGAATCAAAACCAAAAACCAAAACAAAAAAGTTTTAA